One genomic window of Nicotiana sylvestris chromosome 10, ASM39365v2, whole genome shotgun sequence includes the following:
- the LOC104245203 gene encoding serine/threonine-protein phosphatase PP2A-2 catalytic subunit has product MPSHADVDRQIEQLMECKPLSEAEVKTLCDQARAILVEEWNVQPVKCPVTVCGDIHGQFYDLIELFRIGGNAPDTNYLFMGDYVDRGYYSVETVTLLVALKVRYRDRITILRGNHESRQITQVYGFYDECLRKYGNANVWKHFTDLFDYLPLTALIESQIFCLHGGLSPSLDTLDNIRALDRIQEVPHEGPMCDLLWSDPDDRCGWGISPRGAGYTFGQDIASQFNHTNGLTLISRAHQLVMEGFNWCQDKNVVTVFSAPNYCYRCGNMAAILEIGENMEQNFLQFDPAPRQIEPDTTRKTPDYFL; this is encoded by the exons ATGCCGTCGCACGCGGATGTAGATCGGCAGATCGAGCAATTGATGGAGTGCAAGCCCTTATCAGAGGCGGAGGTGAAGACGCTGTGTGATCAAGCGAGGGCGATACTCGTGGAGGAATGGAATGTACAACCGGTGAAATGTCCGGTAACGGTGTGCGGTGATATTCACGGACAGTTCTATGATCTCATTGAGCTTTTTCGAATCGGCGGCAACGCTCCTGATACTAATTACCTCTTCATGGGCGATTATGTTG ACCGTGGATACTATTCCGTTGAGACTGTCACGCTATTGGTTGCCCTGAAGGTCCGTTACAGAGATAGAATCACAATTCTTAGGGGAAACCACGAAAGCCGTCAGATCACTCAAGT GTATGGGTTTTATGATGAATGCTTGAGGAAGTATGGAAATGCTAATGTTTGGAAGCATTTCACTGATCTTTTTGATTATCTACCATTGACGGCACTCATAGAGAGTCAG ATATTCTGTTTGCATGGAGGACTCTCACCATCCCTTGATACCCTCGATAACATCCGAGCACTGGATCGTATACAAGAG GTGCCACATGAAGGGCCAATGTGTGATCTCCTGTGGTCTGATCCCGATGATCGCTGTGGGTGGGGAATATCACCCCGAGGGGCTGGTTACACATTTGGACAGGATATAGCTTCTCAGTTCAACCACACCAATGGTCTCACACTGATATCTAGAGCCCATCAGCTTGTCATGGAAGGTTTTAATTGGTGTCAG GATAAGAATGTTGTAACGGTATTTAGCGCTCCAAACTATTGTTACCGGTGTGGTAATATGGCTGCAATTCTAGAAATAGGTGAAAATATGGAGCAAAATTTCCTTCAGTTTGACCCAGCTCCACGGCAAATTGAGCCTGACACTACAAGGAAGACTCCAGACTACTTCTTGTGA
- the LOC104245201 gene encoding probable inactive receptor kinase At1g27190 yields the protein MTTKTTSPIFFFTLLLLSFTPTPSFSIENDIKCLEGIKSALSDPLNKLSSWSFSNTSIAASICKLVGVSCWNEKENRLISLQLPSMSLSGSLPPSLQYCTSLQSLDLSGNSLSGSLPVQLCSWLPYLVNLDLSGNSFSGSIPPEFINCKFLNTLLLNDNKLTGSIPFEIGRLDRLKRFSVSNNGLAGPVPDDLDRFLKDDFEGNNGLCGKPLGSKCSNLSNKNLVIIIAAGIVGAAGSLVLGFGIWWWFLVQPSKKKNRELGDGKGNNNSSDWVEKLRAFKLVQVTLFQKPINKIKLNDLLAATNSFDSDNIVISTRTGISYRAMLPDGSALAIKRLSSCKVSTEKQFRSEMNRLGQLRHPNLVPLLGFCVVDSERLLVYKHMQNGSLYSLLHGNLSTGVRSSNIELSWPARLRIAAGAARGLAWLHHGCQPPYLHQYLSSNVILVDDDLDARITDFGLARLVGSSDSNDSSFVNGDLGEFGYVAPEYSSTLVASMKGDVYSFGVVMLELVTRRKPLGAGNAEEGFKGSLVDWVNQLSSSGRSRDAIDKSFVGRGQDDEILRVLQIASSCVVSRPKDRPSMYTVYQSLKGMVKEHCFSEHFDEFPINLTKQNHDHKD from the coding sequence ATGACAACAAAAACAACCAGCCCCATTTTCTTCTTCACTCTTCTCCTCCTTAGTTTCACTCCAACCCCATCTTTTTCCATTGAAAATGATATCAAATGTCTTGAAGGAATCAAATCTGCACTTTCTGACCCACTCAATAAGCTCTCATCTTGGTCTTTTTCAAACACTTCTATTGCTGCCTCAATTTGCAAACTTGTTGGTGTTTCTTGCTGGAATGAAAAAGAAAACCGGCTCATTTCTCTTCAGCTCCCTTCTATGTCTCTCTCCGGTTCACTCCCACCTTCCCTTCAGTATTGTACCTCTCTTCAATCCCTTGATCTCTCTGGTAACTCCCTCTCCGGTTCACTCCCGGTTCAACTCTGTTCTTGGTTGCCTTATCTTGTTAATCTTGATTTATCTGGTAATTCTTTCTCCGGTTCCATACCTCCCGAGTTTATTAATTGCAAATTCTTGAACACCCTTTTGCTAAATGACAATAAACTTACTGGTTCGATCCCTTTTGAGATTGGCCGGCTCGACCGGTTGAAACGGTTCAGTGTGTCAAACAATGGTCTTGCCGGTCCGGTTCCTGATGATTTAGACCGGTTCTTGAAAGATGATTTTGAAGGGAATAATGGGCTTTGTGGGAAACCACTTGGATCTAAATGCAGTAATTTGAGTAACAAGAATCTTGTTATTATTATAGCTGCTGGTATTGTAGGTGCTGCAGGGTCTTTGGTTCTTGGATTTGGGATTTGGTGGTGGTTTTTAGTTCAGCCTAGTAAGAAGAAAAACAGAGAACTTGGTGATGGTAAAGGTAATAATAATAGCAGTGATTGGGTTGAAAAGTTGAGAGCTTTTAAGCTTGTTCAGGTGACATTGTTTCAAAAACCTATTAATAAGATAAAGTTAAATGATTTATTAGCAGCTACTAATTCTTTTGATAGTGATAATATTGTTATTTCAACTAGGACTGGTATTTCTTATAGAGCTATGTTGCCTGATGGATCTGCATTGGCTATTAAAAGGTTGAGTAGTTGTAAAGTGAGTACTGAAAAACAGTTTAGGTCCGAGATGAATCGATTAGGACAGCTTAGGCATCCAAATTTAGTGCCTTTATTGGGGTTCTGTGTAGTTGATAGTGAAAGGCTTTTGGTGTATAAGCATATGCAGAATGGGAGTTTGTATTCACTTTTGCATGGTAATCTTAGTACTGGTGTTAGGAGTAGTAATATTGAGCTTAGTTGGCCAGCTAGGCTTAGGATTGCTGCTGGTGCAGCTAGAGGACTTGCTTGGCTTCATCACGGGTGTCAGCCGCCATATTTGCATCAATACCTTAGCTCGAATGTGATTCTTGTAGACGATGATCTTGATGCTAGGATCACAGATTTTGGGCTTGCAAGGCTCGTTGGTTCTAGTGACTCGAACGATAGTTCGTTTGTCAATGGGGATTTAGGAGAGTTTGGTTATGTGGCTCCTGAATATTCGAGCACATTGGTTGCGTCGATGAAAGGGGATGTTTATAGTTTTGGAGTAGTGATGTTAGAGTTGGTGACTAGGCGAAAGCCTCTTGGTGCGGGCAATGCTGAGGAAGGATTTAAAGGTAGCCTAGTTGATTGGGTTAATCAACTCTCGAGCTCAGGTCGAAGTAGGGATGCGATTGACAAATCTTTTGTCGGAAGAGGTCAGGACGATGAAATCTTGCGAGTTCTTCAAATTGCTTCTTCTTGTGTGGTTTCAAGGCCGAAAGATAGACCATCTATGTACACAGTGTACCAATCATTGAAGGGAATGGTGAAAGAACATTGCTTTTCGGAACACTTTGATGAATTTCCAATCAACTTGACCAAGCAAAATCATGATCATAAGGATTAG
- the LOC104245202 gene encoding uncharacterized protein, whose amino-acid sequence MDSPFSPAILLFIFLLVSSSPNPSVGIDEISTEQREEGIVSIGRRHLMSFKETPIGTNITYDCSPSGPCVPCTYSEKNDEKYRCSETGYRIPFKCVEIKASSKEVNSNKGNKNRSALEDTYAAVRLHVMKHNGQALTSSVRERNLLDDSSTSKSGSHAYVTYRSCVLSVNEEKLSVLGFEVLMLGLLIVSGSTIYFRKRRAAAAPGAGPVRLPNNSRF is encoded by the exons ATGGATTCTCCATTTTCGCCGGCGATTCTCCTCTTCATCTTCCTTTtagtttcttcttctccaaatccaTCCGTAGGTATCGATGAGATCTCTACGGAACAAAGAGAAGAAGGCATCGTATCAATAGGACGGAGACATCTGATGAGCTTTAAAGAGACGCCTATTGGTACAAATATCACTTACGATTGTTCTCCGTCTGGTCCTTGTGTTCCTTGTACTTATTCCGAAAAG AATGATGAAAAGTATAGGTGCAGTGAAACTGGATATCGTATCCCATTCAAGTGTGTAGAGATTAAAGCTAGTTCAAAGGAAGTGAACAGcaataaaggaaataagaaccGATCTGCTCTGGAGGACACTTATGCTGCAGTAAGGCTACATGTGATGAAGCATAATGGTCAAGCTCTTACCTCCTCGGTAAGAGAAAGAAATTTGCTGGATGATTCATCCACGTCAAAGAGTGGATCGCATGCTTATGTAACTTATAGGAGCTGTGTTCTTTCTGTTAATGAAGAGAAGCTGTCAGTACTTGGTTTTGAG GTGCTTATGCTGGGCTTGCTGATTGTCAGTGGTTCAACAATATACTTCAGGAAAAGGCGAGCAGCTGCTGCACCTGGTGCTGGACCAGTTAGACTTCCAAATAATTCTCGATTTTGA